One segment of Rosa chinensis cultivar Old Blush chromosome 6, RchiOBHm-V2, whole genome shotgun sequence DNA contains the following:
- the LOC112169353 gene encoding protein NONRESPONDING TO OXYLIPINS 2, mitochondrial isoform X2 codes for MASLCRSALMAGSRSISSRSRTLTQSSLNALNPKPMSSPFASSTKAMPSAIRFVSVLGSLESMMPLHSAIASARLKSNIAFDSTCWSCLSQGLVDPS; via the exons ATGGCTTCGTTGTGCAGATCAGCTCTCATGGCTGGCTCAAGATCCATATCATCTCGCTCCAGAACGCTCACCCAGAGCTCCCTCAACGCCTTAAACCCCAAACCCATGTCGTCTCCCTTTGCTTCCTCCACTAAAGCCATGCCTAGCGCTATAAG GTTCGTTTCGGTATTGGGTAGCTTGGAATCAATGATGCCGCTTCACAGTGCCATTGCTTCTGCTCGGCTCAAGTCCAACATTGCCTTCGATTCCACCTGCTGGAGTTGCCTTTCTCAGG GGCTTGTCGATCCCAGCTGA
- the LOC112169353 gene encoding protein NONRESPONDING TO OXYLIPINS 2, mitochondrial isoform X1, with product MASLCRSALMAGSRSISSRSRTLTQSSLNALNPKPMSSPFASSTKAMPSAIRFVSVLGSLESMMPLHSAIASARLKSNIAFDSTCWSCLSQGLASPL from the exons ATGGCTTCGTTGTGCAGATCAGCTCTCATGGCTGGCTCAAGATCCATATCATCTCGCTCCAGAACGCTCACCCAGAGCTCCCTCAACGCCTTAAACCCCAAACCCATGTCGTCTCCCTTTGCTTCCTCCACTAAAGCCATGCCTAGCGCTATAAG GTTCGTTTCGGTATTGGGTAGCTTGGAATCAATGATGCCGCTTCACAGTGCCATTGCTTCTGCTCGGCTCAAGTCCAACATTGCCTTCGATTCCACCTGCTGGAGTTGCCTTTCTCAGG GTCTTGCATCACCATTGTGA